A region from the Volucribacter amazonae genome encodes:
- the cysD gene encoding sulfate adenylyltransferase subunit CysD, with protein MTTQPQLNNGHLDWLEAESIYIIREVVAECENPALLFSGGKDSVVLLALARKAFQLGNRPVQLPFPLVHIDTGHNYPEVIAFRDQVVAELGAKLVVGSVEQSIANGTVVLRKETDSRNAAQAVTLLETIAEQGFDALMGGARRDEEKARAKERIFSFRDEFGQWDPKAQRPELWELYNAKLHKGENMRVFPISNWTELDIWQYIARENLALPSIYYAHQREVVRRKGLLVPVTPLTPKAPQETSEVLSVRFRTVGDISCTCPVASEASTPFDIIRETALTDISERSATRLDDQASAAAMEQRKKQGYF; from the coding sequence ATGACAACACAACCACAACTCAACAACGGACACCTTGATTGGCTAGAGGCTGAGTCCATTTATATTATCCGTGAAGTGGTGGCAGAATGTGAAAACCCCGCTTTATTATTTTCTGGCGGTAAAGATTCTGTCGTTTTATTGGCGTTAGCTCGCAAAGCCTTTCAGCTTGGCAATCGCCCTGTACAATTACCCTTTCCCCTTGTGCATATTGACACAGGGCATAACTATCCTGAAGTTATCGCCTTTCGTGATCAAGTGGTGGCAGAGTTAGGGGCAAAATTGGTGGTAGGCTCGGTAGAGCAATCCATTGCTAACGGCACAGTGGTGCTACGCAAAGAAACGGACTCACGCAACGCTGCTCAAGCGGTAACCCTATTGGAAACCATTGCGGAACAAGGCTTTGATGCCTTAATGGGCGGGGCAAGACGTGATGAAGAAAAAGCCCGAGCCAAAGAGCGAATTTTCTCTTTTCGTGATGAATTTGGGCAATGGGATCCGAAAGCACAACGTCCTGAATTATGGGAACTTTACAATGCCAAATTGCATAAAGGCGAAAATATGCGTGTTTTCCCTATTTCTAACTGGACGGAATTGGATATTTGGCAATATATCGCCAGAGAAAATCTTGCCTTGCCTTCCATTTATTATGCTCACCAACGTGAAGTGGTACGCCGTAAAGGCTTGTTAGTGCCTGTAACGCCATTAACACCGAAAGCACCGCAAGAAACCAGCGAGGTATTATCGGTGCGTTTTCGTACTGTGGGCGATATTAGTTGTACCTGCCCTGTGGCAAGTGAGGCGAGTACGCCATTTGACATTATTCGTGAAACTGCATTAACGGATATTTCCGAACGCAGTGCCACCCGTTTAGATGACCAAGCCAGTGCAGCGGCGATGGAACAACGCAAAAAACAAGGTTACTTTTAA
- a CDS encoding phosphoadenylyl-sulfate reductase: MSLIKPKLWQIPTPNNEVVASLADKVQTLTERLQQIAQQHQQARFASSLAVEDMLITDIIAKQHLPIQVFTLDTGLLHSETLDLLQQIAQIYPHLDFQVFQPQADKAEQFVQEFGKHAYYESVALRKQCCYIRKIEPLNRALEGADAWLTGQRREQSVTRTELPFAEQDEARAMAKYNPIFDWSEQQVWAYILHYQVPYNQLYLQGFPSIGCDPCTRPVKEGEDIRAGRWWWENKDSKECGLHK; the protein is encoded by the coding sequence ATGAGTTTAATTAAACCAAAATTATGGCAAATTCCTACGCCAAATAATGAGGTGGTGGCGAGTTTAGCGGATAAGGTACAAACCCTAACTGAACGGCTACAACAGATTGCTCAACAACATCAACAAGCCCGTTTTGCCAGTAGTTTAGCGGTGGAAGATATGTTGATTACCGATATTATTGCGAAACAACATCTTCCCATTCAGGTGTTTACCCTAGATACAGGTTTATTACATTCCGAAACCTTGGATTTGTTACAACAAATTGCCCAAATTTATCCGCACTTGGATTTTCAAGTTTTTCAGCCACAAGCGGATAAAGCAGAGCAATTTGTGCAAGAATTTGGCAAACACGCCTACTATGAAAGCGTGGCGTTACGCAAACAATGTTGTTATATCCGCAAAATTGAACCCCTTAACCGCGCCTTAGAGGGAGCGGACGCTTGGCTAACAGGGCAACGGCGTGAACAATCGGTAACCCGTACTGAATTACCCTTTGCCGAACAAGATGAGGCTCGTGCAATGGCGAAATATAATCCGATTTTTGATTGGTCAGAACAGCAAGTGTGGGCATATATTTTGCATTATCAAGTGCCTTATAACCAGTTGTATTTACAAGGCTTTCCTAGCATTGGCTGCGATCCTTGCACCCGCCCAGTAAAAGAGGGCGAGGACATTCGTGCTGGTCGCTGGTGGTGGGAAAATAAGGATAGTAAGGAATGTGGGTTGCATAAATAG
- the cysG gene encoding siroheme synthase CysG: protein MNYFPIFADLNHRPVLVIGGGSVATRKVSLLLKANAEIRLVAPKLSAKLNELVAQGKVIWLAKTFNAEQVRSVFLIICATNDSEFNQRVYHIAQQQHKLINTVDDQPHCNFIFPSIIDRNPIQIAISSGGTAPVLARLLREKLEALLPQHLGTMATIAGRWRDKIKQKIKGLTARRRFWEQLFNGKFAQLVTNQQLAQAEQELAQQLEQDYQGGFVSLVGAGPGDAGLLTLKGLQEIQQADVVLYDALVSKEVLELVRRDADLVFVGKRGKGEQTSQQKINQLLVQYAQQGKRVVRLKGGDPFVFGRGGEELEALKAENIPFAVVPGITAGIGATAYAGIPLTHRDYAQSAIFVTGHRKDQAEQLEWQSLARSQQTLVIYMGTIKAKDIADKLIQFGRAATTPVAIISQGTQLSQQTLIGELQQLAELSEQVPTPALIVIGEVVQLHQQLAWFGEQKQAQKAPHFTIDNLRISQVA from the coding sequence ATCATCGCCCTGTGTTGGTGATTGGTGGCGGTTCAGTGGCGACACGCAAAGTGTCTTTATTACTTAAAGCCAACGCTGAAATTCGCCTAGTTGCCCCCAAATTATCCGCTAAATTAAATGAGTTGGTGGCGCAAGGCAAAGTGATTTGGCTGGCTAAAACCTTTAATGCGGAACAAGTGCGGTCAGTTTTTTTAATTATTTGTGCCACCAATGATAGCGAGTTTAATCAACGGGTTTACCATATTGCTCAGCAACAACATAAATTGATTAATACCGTTGATGACCAGCCCCATTGTAATTTTATTTTTCCGTCCATTATTGATCGCAATCCCATTCAAATTGCGATTTCCAGTGGCGGAACAGCCCCTGTATTAGCCCGTTTATTACGCGAAAAATTAGAGGCGTTATTGCCACAGCATCTCGGCACAATGGCAACCATTGCAGGACGTTGGCGAGATAAAATTAAACAAAAAATCAAAGGCTTAACCGCAAGAAGACGTTTTTGGGAGCAATTATTTAATGGCAAGTTTGCCCAGTTAGTAACCAATCAACAATTAGCCCAAGCGGAGCAGGAACTGGCACAACAGCTTGAACAAGATTATCAAGGCGGTTTTGTGTCTTTGGTGGGGGCAGGTCCTGGCGATGCTGGGTTATTAACCTTAAAAGGCTTGCAGGAAATTCAGCAAGCGGACGTGGTGCTATACGATGCCTTAGTATCCAAAGAAGTATTGGAGTTAGTTAGACGTGATGCGGATTTGGTATTTGTGGGCAAGCGAGGCAAAGGCGAGCAAACCAGCCAGCAGAAAATTAACCAATTATTGGTGCAATATGCTCAACAAGGAAAACGTGTGGTACGGCTAAAAGGTGGCGATCCCTTTGTGTTTGGGCGTGGTGGCGAAGAATTAGAGGCATTAAAAGCAGAAAATATTCCTTTTGCCGTTGTGCCGGGCATTACCGCTGGCATTGGGGCAACCGCTTATGCAGGTATCCCATTAACTCACCGAGATTATGCACAAAGTGCGATTTTCGTAACAGGACACCGCAAAGATCAGGCAGAACAACTAGAATGGCAAAGCCTTGCTCGTTCGCAACAAACCCTGGTGATTTATATGGGGACAATTAAAGCCAAAGACATTGCCGACAAATTAATCCAATTTGGACGAGCCGCCACCACCCCAGTGGCGATAATTAGCCAAGGTACTCAACTTAGTCAGCAAACCTTAATTGGCGAGTTACAACAGTTAGCGGAACTCAGTGAGCAAGTGCCAACCCCTGCTTTAATTGTGATTGGCGAAGTCGTGCAGTTACATCAGCAACTGGCTTGGTTTGGCGAGCAAAAACAGGCGCAAAAAGCACCGCACTTTACCATTGATAATTTACGCATTAGTCAAGTGGCATAG